A stretch of the bacterium genome encodes the following:
- a CDS encoding thiamine-phosphate kinase: VESPAFPEHYLAVTIDTVAEEISQGIYRDPFTAGWVAVAASISDLAAVGADPLGLVISVTLSPAQSDDYNASIALGMEQACRAAGTSILGGDTNMGDKVALTGCALGLVPRNRVMTRRGCRPGDVVYVSGPVGMGNALGFVRLAGLPDKLLPEELYRPASRLAHGRLLRDFATCCMDSSDGLLATLDQLMRINSIGFTIDCAWDRLLAPEAIQLCRGTGTPFWSMTAAPHGEFELVATVPPEKEAGLLAAARTQGMNFLRLGTVEEKPGLVLKLPSGKAAAVDAAPFRNLLFTVGADMKRYMREFLALGAAMGLE, translated from the coding sequence GTTGAAAGCCCGGCCTTCCCCGAGCACTATCTGGCGGTGACCATCGATACCGTGGCCGAGGAGATATCTCAGGGCATCTACCGCGACCCTTTCACTGCCGGTTGGGTCGCAGTCGCTGCCTCAATCAGCGACCTCGCGGCGGTTGGCGCCGACCCGCTCGGGCTCGTGATTTCCGTAACGCTTAGCCCGGCGCAGAGCGACGACTACAATGCCAGCATAGCCCTGGGCATGGAACAGGCCTGCCGCGCGGCCGGAACCTCGATTCTCGGCGGCGACACTAACATGGGTGACAAGGTAGCGCTGACCGGCTGCGCGCTCGGGTTGGTACCCAGGAACCGTGTCATGACCCGGCGCGGATGCCGCCCCGGTGATGTTGTCTACGTATCCGGGCCGGTCGGCATGGGCAACGCGCTCGGGTTCGTCCGCCTCGCCGGTCTGCCGGACAAGCTTCTTCCCGAGGAACTGTATCGGCCCGCATCGCGCCTTGCCCATGGTCGCCTGCTCCGGGACTTTGCCACCTGCTGCATGGACTCAAGCGACGGCCTGCTGGCAACGCTCGACCAGTTGATGCGGATAAACAGCATCGGGTTCACCATCGACTGCGCATGGGACAGGCTGCTCGCGCCCGAAGCCATACAGTTGTGCCGAGGAACCGGCACGCCGTTTTGGTCAATGACCGCTGCGCCGCATGGTGAGTTCGAGCTCGTGGCAACAGTGCCGCCCGAAAAAGAGGCGGGTCTCCTCGCTGCCGCTCGCACGCAGGGCATGAACTTCCTCCGGCTCGGCACGGTCGAGGAGAAGCCGGGGCTAGTGCTCAAGCTGCCGTCCGGCAAGGCCGCTGCCGTCGACGCCGCGCCGTTCCGCAACCTGCTCTTCACGGTCGGCGCGGACATGAAACGCTACATGCGGGAGTTTCTCGCGCTCGGTGCCGCAATGGGGCTCGAGTAG